In Fodinicola acaciae, the following proteins share a genomic window:
- a CDS encoding TetR/AcrR family transcriptional regulator, protein MSKARSQLLSTASRLFYAEGLHAVGIDRIVAEARGTRATLYRHFPSKDDLVVAYLTEADQAIRRQIEQASASASTAADAVLAVAGSIADGIRSDGFRGCAFLNAAAEYPDPAHPVHQAVLRHRQWFLDTVTDLLAGTGETEPGPAARHFVMLRDGAMTAGCLGDPAPVCETFLRGVEGILSYRQASVVE, encoded by the coding sequence GTGTCCAAAGCGCGATCGCAGCTGCTCAGTACGGCGAGCCGGCTGTTCTACGCGGAAGGGCTGCACGCGGTCGGCATCGACCGGATCGTCGCCGAGGCGCGTGGCACGCGCGCCACCCTCTATCGGCATTTCCCCAGCAAGGACGACCTGGTCGTCGCCTACCTGACCGAGGCGGACCAGGCCATTCGCCGGCAGATCGAGCAGGCCAGTGCCTCGGCCTCCACCGCGGCCGACGCTGTCCTGGCCGTCGCCGGGTCGATCGCCGACGGCATCCGGTCCGACGGCTTCCGCGGGTGCGCTTTTCTCAACGCCGCGGCCGAATATCCGGATCCGGCGCATCCGGTGCACCAGGCGGTCCTGCGCCATCGGCAGTGGTTCCTCGACACCGTCACCGACCTGCTGGCCGGCACCGGGGAGACCGAGCCGGGGCCGGCGGCCCGGCATTTCGTCATGCTGAGAGACGGTGCGATGACTGCCGGATGCCTCGGTGACCCGGCGCCGGTCTGTGAGACCTTCCTGCGCGGCGTCGAAGGGATCCTGAGCTACCGCCAGGCGTCCGTCGTCGAGTGA
- a CDS encoding class I SAM-dependent methyltransferase yields MAVDYAAWQASWDAQQTVFMPDREERFAAMLDAVEAVTAGRPPRVLDLAGGTGSISLRLLVRRPDARTVVLDADRSLLTLARGSLDERAEVVAANLGTPRWREQLPHEGFDAVLTATALHWIAPDRLRALYGEIRAVLRDGGVFINADHMKDDGLPTLNAALDRLEKQRQEAAYAGGAETWPGWWERFGAEPAVADLVRERNELFGGDHAESHLPPVSWHLNALQAAGFAETGLIWRGHLDAAFAALR; encoded by the coding sequence ATGGCAGTCGACTACGCGGCCTGGCAGGCGAGCTGGGACGCGCAGCAGACCGTGTTCATGCCGGACCGCGAGGAGCGGTTCGCGGCCATGCTCGACGCCGTCGAGGCGGTCACCGCCGGCCGTCCGCCGCGCGTGCTCGACCTCGCCGGCGGCACCGGGTCGATCAGTCTGCGGCTGCTGGTCCGCCGGCCGGACGCGCGTACGGTCGTCCTCGACGCCGACCGATCACTGCTCACGTTGGCTCGCGGCAGCCTCGACGAGCGTGCCGAGGTGGTGGCCGCCAACCTCGGTACGCCACGGTGGCGCGAGCAGCTGCCGCACGAGGGCTTCGACGCCGTACTCACCGCCACAGCGCTGCACTGGATCGCTCCGGACCGGCTGCGGGCGCTCTACGGTGAGATCCGCGCCGTGCTGCGCGACGGTGGCGTGTTCATCAACGCCGACCACATGAAGGACGACGGCCTGCCGACGCTCAACGCGGCGCTGGATCGGCTGGAGAAGCAGCGCCAGGAAGCCGCTTACGCGGGCGGCGCCGAGACCTGGCCGGGTTGGTGGGAGCGGTTCGGCGCCGAGCCCGCGGTGGCCGACCTGGTACGCGAACGCAACGAGCTGTTCGGCGGCGACCACGCGGAGAGCCACCTGCCGCCGGTCAGCTGGCACCTCAACGCCCTGCAGGCGGCCGGTTTCGCCGAGACCGGCCTGATCTGGCGCGGCCACCTGGATGCCGCCTTCGCCGCTCTGCGCTGA
- a CDS encoding sigma-70 family RNA polymerase sigma factor, with product MTSFIGALPSGARPAVSPERDAWALVERVQAGDAEAFGLIYDRYVDEVYRFVAYRVTSRALAEDLTSETFVRALRRISALQWRGRDPGAWLITIARNLVADHYKSSRHRMEITTAEIPDGAPAVDGPERTVLDALTAAELVAAIRKLSAEQRECVTLRFLRCLSVEETAAAMGKNAGAVKALQYRAVRALARLLRDLA from the coding sequence ATGACCTCGTTCATCGGCGCTCTGCCCTCCGGAGCGCGGCCAGCGGTGAGCCCGGAGCGCGACGCGTGGGCGCTGGTCGAGCGCGTGCAGGCCGGTGACGCGGAGGCGTTCGGCCTGATCTACGACCGCTATGTCGACGAGGTCTACCGGTTCGTGGCCTACCGGGTGACCAGCCGGGCGCTGGCCGAGGACCTCACCAGCGAGACGTTCGTACGTGCGCTGCGGCGGATCTCCGCGCTGCAGTGGCGTGGCCGCGATCCGGGCGCCTGGCTGATCACCATCGCGCGCAACCTGGTTGCCGACCACTACAAGTCGAGCCGCCATCGGATGGAGATCACCACCGCCGAGATCCCCGACGGCGCGCCGGCGGTCGACGGTCCGGAGCGTACGGTCCTGGACGCGCTGACCGCCGCCGAGCTGGTCGCCGCGATCCGCAAGCTCTCCGCCGAGCAGCGCGAATGCGTCACACTGCGGTTCCTGCGCTGCCTGTCGGTGGAGGAGACGGCGGCCGCGATGGGGAAGAACGCCGGTGCGGTCAAGGCTTTGCAATATCGCGCCGTACGCGCGCTCGCGCGGCTGCTGCGCGACCTCGCCTGA
- a CDS encoding proline dehydrogenase family protein gives MMRSAILAAARSPQLEQLVSAAPVSRSVVRRFVAGTTTGEAIETTRELVHDGLAVTLDFLGEDTEDAAQAKAATAAYVEVLGALAAASLTPPAEVSVKLTALGLLLDEKLATDNVLAICRAADAAGTTVTVDMEDHTTTDRTLEIVRRVRKDHPDTGVVLQAYLHRTESDCRELAAAGSRVRLCKGAYNEPEDVAFQTDLEVSRSYVRCANVLLAGGGYPMFATHDPRLVAIVEDRVRWHDRDVASFEFQMLYGVRPMEQRRLAELGYAVRVYVPYGTQWYGYLMRRLAERPANTALFLRALVGRK, from the coding sequence ATGATGCGTTCGGCAATCCTGGCTGCGGCGCGCAGCCCGCAGTTGGAGCAGCTGGTCAGCGCGGCGCCGGTCAGCCGGTCGGTGGTGCGCCGCTTCGTCGCCGGCACCACGACCGGCGAGGCGATCGAGACGACCCGGGAGCTCGTCCACGACGGCCTCGCGGTCACCCTCGACTTCCTCGGTGAGGACACCGAGGACGCGGCGCAGGCGAAGGCGGCGACCGCCGCGTACGTGGAGGTGCTCGGTGCGCTGGCGGCGGCCAGCCTGACGCCGCCGGCCGAGGTCAGCGTCAAGCTCACCGCGCTCGGCCTGCTGCTCGACGAGAAGCTGGCCACCGACAACGTGCTGGCGATCTGCCGAGCCGCCGACGCCGCCGGCACCACGGTGACGGTCGACATGGAGGACCACACCACCACCGACCGGACGCTGGAGATCGTCCGGCGCGTACGCAAGGACCACCCGGACACCGGTGTCGTGCTCCAGGCATATCTGCACCGCACCGAGTCCGACTGCCGGGAGCTGGCGGCCGCCGGCTCGCGCGTACGGCTGTGCAAAGGTGCCTACAACGAGCCTGAGGACGTGGCCTTTCAGACCGACCTGGAGGTGAGCCGGTCGTACGTGCGCTGCGCCAACGTCCTCCTGGCCGGCGGCGGCTATCCGATGTTCGCCACCCATGACCCGCGGCTGGTCGCGATCGTCGAGGACCGCGTGCGTTGGCACGACCGCGATGTCGCCAGCTTCGAGTTCCAGATGCTCTACGGCGTACGGCCGATGGAGCAGCGCCGGCTCGCCGAGCTCGGCTATGCCGTGCGGGTGTACGTGCCCTATGGCACGCAGTGGTATGGCTACCTGATGCGGCGGCTGGCCGAGCGGCCGGCCAACACCGCGCTGTTCCTGCGCGCTCTGGTCGGTCGAAAGTGA
- a CDS encoding DUF6958 family protein, whose protein sequence is MRHPAEPEDLDGAVQCLHPDPAKSAPMLDRRLYDLTRAAILDAVPTNGSGLLTASLRTEVARRVPAQAYATVSVGWCTTLVRLDLQARGLLLRVPTEGMPRLLRRPRPRR, encoded by the coding sequence ATGCGCCATCCGGCCGAGCCCGAGGACCTGGACGGTGCCGTCCAGTGCCTCCACCCCGACCCCGCCAAGTCGGCGCCGATGCTCGACCGGCGACTGTACGACCTGACCCGCGCGGCCATCCTGGACGCCGTGCCGACCAACGGCAGCGGCCTGCTCACCGCGTCGCTGCGGACCGAGGTCGCACGGCGCGTGCCGGCACAGGCGTACGCGACAGTGTCGGTCGGCTGGTGCACCACGCTGGTCCGCCTCGACCTGCAGGCCCGCGGCCTCTTGCTGCGCGTACCGACCGAGGGCATGCCACGCCTGCTCCGCCGGCCGCGACCACGCCGCTGA
- a CDS encoding lysophospholipid acyltransferase family protein: MPEESASRKVIPLPARSATGRTSASTGEPARKPGVGDRLASRTGNRTPRRQVIPTVEELRAVSSEPADGVPYNGIEEPVRQPATPAPIPEPRVEADPPPAADEPEDRFERFVAGALRFARRRLSGEYRVDEFGFDPDLTDNVMAPLVRPLFEKWFRVDVHGLHNVPDTGGALLVANHAGTMMPMDAAMIMLALLDKHPAHRHMRTLAADLVFSSPLIGALARKAGGTLACNEDAERLLAAGELVGVFPEGFKGIGKPFSERYKLQRFGRGGFVTAALHSRVPIIPVSVVGSEEIYPKLADVKILARLLGLPYFPLTPTFPWLGPLGLVPLPSKWIIEFGTPIPTTDLPDAADDPMLVLNLGDQVRETIQQTLYRLLLTRRTVFG; this comes from the coding sequence ATGCCTGAGGAGTCAGCCAGCCGAAAGGTGATCCCGCTGCCGGCGCGCAGCGCCACTGGTCGCACGTCGGCGTCGACCGGCGAGCCGGCGCGCAAGCCGGGGGTGGGGGACCGGCTGGCCTCGCGCACCGGCAACCGTACGCCGCGCCGCCAGGTGATCCCGACGGTCGAGGAGCTGCGCGCGGTCAGCTCGGAGCCGGCCGACGGCGTGCCGTACAACGGCATCGAGGAGCCGGTCCGCCAGCCGGCCACGCCGGCGCCGATCCCGGAGCCGCGGGTCGAGGCGGATCCGCCGCCGGCGGCCGATGAGCCGGAGGACCGCTTCGAGCGGTTCGTGGCCGGCGCGCTGCGGTTCGCCCGGCGGCGGCTGTCCGGGGAGTATCGGGTCGACGAGTTCGGTTTCGACCCCGACCTGACCGACAACGTGATGGCGCCGCTGGTCCGGCCGCTGTTCGAGAAGTGGTTCCGGGTCGACGTGCACGGCCTGCACAACGTGCCCGACACCGGCGGCGCGCTGCTGGTCGCCAACCACGCCGGCACGATGATGCCGATGGACGCGGCGATGATCATGCTCGCGCTGCTCGACAAGCATCCGGCGCACCGCCACATGCGTACGCTCGCCGCCGACCTGGTCTTCTCCAGTCCGCTGATCGGTGCGCTGGCGCGCAAGGCGGGCGGCACGCTGGCCTGCAACGAGGACGCCGAGCGGCTGCTGGCGGCCGGTGAGCTGGTCGGCGTGTTCCCGGAGGGGTTCAAGGGGATCGGCAAGCCGTTCTCCGAGCGCTACAAGCTGCAGCGGTTTGGCCGCGGCGGCTTCGTGACGGCGGCGCTGCACAGCCGCGTACCGATCATCCCGGTGTCGGTGGTCGGCTCGGAGGAGATCTATCCGAAGCTGGCCGACGTCAAGATCCTGGCGCGGCTTCTTGGTCTGCCGTACTTCCCGCTGACCCCGACCTTCCCGTGGCTCGGGCCGCTCGGCCTGGTGCCGCTGCCGAGCAAGTGGATCATCGAGTTCGGCACGCCGATCCCGACCACCGACCTGCCGGACGCCGCCGACGATCCGATGCTGGTGCTCAACCTCGGCGACCAGGTGCGCGAGACGATCCAGCAGACCCTCTATCGCCTGCTGCTCACCCGCCGCACGGTCTTCGGCTGA
- a CDS encoding helix-turn-helix domain-containing protein, giving the protein MPGKDKGLAEVTFLTVAEVATLMRVSKMTVYRLVHSGELTAVRVGRSFRVPENAVHEYLKDAFTDTA; this is encoded by the coding sequence ATGCCTGGGAAAGACAAGGGTTTGGCGGAGGTCACGTTCCTCACCGTCGCCGAGGTGGCGACGTTGATGCGCGTCTCCAAGATGACGGTGTACCGGCTGGTGCACTCCGGCGAGCTGACCGCGGTCCGGGTCGGCCGTTCCTTCCGTGTGCCGGAGAACGCCGTGCACGAGTACCTGAAGGACGCGTTCACCGACACCGCGTGA
- a CDS encoding NAD-dependent epimerase/dehydratase family protein, whose product MPRVVLVTGVSRPLGSRFAARLAADDNIDRVIGVDTAPPRGDLLGTLGRTEFVRADLRNPLIAKVISAANVDTVVHLNLLTSSDGVGGRAAMKEINVIGAMQLLAACQKAASLRRFVVKSTTEVYGSSPRDPAYFTESAEAKSPPASGVGRDALDVEQYVRGFARRRPDVKVAILRFAELLGPGIETTFTRYLSRPVTPTVLGFDPRIQFVHVADVLAALDKVTKSEHHGSYNIAGDGVLLLSQALRRAGRVPVPLPSAAASVLGSGLRRLGTAELSTDQVRFLQYGRVVDTSKAARELGFRARFSTPEAFDDFVRGHDLTALVGSDVLAELEETALSWLHAMRTGKGVGDA is encoded by the coding sequence ATGCCCCGAGTGGTCCTCGTCACCGGAGTCAGCAGGCCACTGGGCAGCCGGTTCGCCGCGCGGCTGGCCGCCGACGACAACATCGACCGGGTCATCGGCGTCGACACCGCTCCGCCGCGAGGTGACCTGCTCGGCACGCTCGGCCGCACCGAGTTCGTCCGCGCCGACCTCCGCAACCCGTTGATCGCGAAGGTGATCAGCGCCGCCAACGTCGACACCGTCGTCCATCTCAACCTGCTGACCAGCTCGGACGGCGTCGGCGGCCGCGCGGCGATGAAGGAGATCAACGTCATCGGCGCGATGCAGTTGCTCGCCGCCTGCCAGAAGGCGGCCAGCCTGCGCCGCTTCGTGGTGAAGTCGACGACCGAGGTGTACGGCTCGTCGCCGCGCGATCCGGCGTACTTCACCGAGAGCGCCGAGGCCAAGTCGCCGCCGGCCAGCGGGGTCGGCCGGGACGCGCTGGACGTGGAGCAGTATGTGCGCGGGTTCGCGCGCCGCCGGCCGGACGTGAAGGTCGCCATCCTGCGCTTCGCCGAGTTGCTCGGCCCCGGCATCGAGACCACCTTCACCCGTTATCTGAGCCGGCCGGTGACACCGACCGTGCTCGGTTTCGACCCGCGGATCCAGTTCGTCCACGTCGCCGACGTGCTCGCGGCGCTGGACAAGGTGACCAAGAGCGAGCACCACGGGTCGTACAACATCGCCGGCGACGGTGTCCTGCTGCTGTCCCAGGCGCTGCGGCGCGCCGGCCGCGTGCCGGTGCCGCTGCCGTCTGCGGCGGCCTCGGTGCTCGGCAGTGGCCTGCGCCGGCTCGGCACCGCCGAGCTGTCGACGGACCAGGTGCGGTTCCTGCAGTACGGACGCGTGGTCGACACGTCGAAGGCGGCACGCGAGCTGGGTTTCCGGGCCCGGTTCTCCACGCCGGAGGCGTTCGACGACTTCGTCCGCGGCCACGACCTGACCGCGCTGGTCGGCTCGGACGTACTCGCCGAGCTGGAGGAGACGGCGCTGTCCTGGCTGCACGCGATGCGAACAGGCAAAGGGGTGGGGGATGCCTGA
- the proC gene encoding pyrroline-5-carboxylate reductase: MTDRLGIIGAGKIGESLLAGLLRSGVSADDVVVVEKFQERAEYLYKQYGVRDLGIEEAAAFARVLLIAVKPQDIGDLLAKMAPAITPRHLIVTVAAGIPTSYVERQLGDGVPVVRVMPNTPALVDQAMSVVAAGAHAGPDDLDAAERLLAPVGKVRRLPESQLDAVTALSGSGPAYFFYLVEAMIDAGILLGLPRAIAADLIVQTALGAAVMLRDSGEHPVQLREGVTSPGGTTIMAIKELEKHGVRAALIEAIEAARDRSVELGKLYD, translated from the coding sequence GTGACCGACCGGCTCGGCATCATCGGCGCCGGAAAGATCGGTGAGTCGCTGCTGGCGGGGTTGTTGCGCTCCGGCGTGAGCGCCGACGACGTGGTGGTCGTCGAGAAGTTCCAGGAGCGCGCGGAATATCTCTACAAGCAGTACGGCGTGCGCGACCTGGGGATCGAGGAGGCGGCCGCGTTCGCGCGGGTGCTGTTGATCGCGGTCAAGCCGCAGGACATCGGTGACCTGCTCGCGAAGATGGCGCCGGCGATCACGCCGCGGCACCTGATCGTGACCGTCGCCGCCGGCATCCCCACCTCGTACGTGGAGCGGCAGCTCGGCGACGGCGTGCCGGTCGTGCGCGTCATGCCCAACACTCCGGCGCTGGTCGACCAGGCGATGAGCGTCGTCGCGGCCGGCGCGCACGCGGGGCCCGACGACCTGGACGCCGCCGAGCGGTTGCTCGCGCCGGTCGGCAAGGTGCGGCGGCTGCCGGAGAGCCAGCTGGACGCCGTGACGGCGTTGTCCGGCTCGGGTCCGGCGTACTTCTTCTACCTGGTCGAAGCGATGATCGACGCCGGCATCCTGCTCGGTCTGCCGCGCGCGATCGCCGCCGACCTGATCGTGCAGACCGCCCTCGGCGCGGCGGTGATGCTGCGCGACTCCGGCGAGCATCCCGTCCAGCTGCGGGAGGGCGTCACGTCGCCGGGCGGCACCACGATCATGGCGATCAAGGAGCTGGAGAAGCACGGCGTACGCGCCGCGCTGATCGAGGCGATCGAGGCGGCGCGTGACCGGTCGGTGGAGCTGGGGAAGCTCTACGACTGA
- a CDS encoding sugar phosphate isomerase/epimerase family protein, which translates to MPMELDEHSVRVPGAAVGLSSVSVYPESTAATFEIASSLGYDGVEIMVLTDPVSQDADALGTLADHYGSPVLAIHAPCLFITQRVWSTDPWERLRRSIDAAERLGAPTVVLHPPFRWQRDYINGFEDGVRRLQETTDVTLAVENMYPLRARGREFSPYAPTWDVTQLAVEKFCLDTSHTAVSRSDPLEMADRMGDGLRHIHLGDGTGLGHDEHMLPGRGNQPCGPLLEKLAGNGFTGAVVVEVSTRSAGSRERRESDLAEALAFARLHLAAPAAARA; encoded by the coding sequence ATGCCCATGGAGCTCGACGAACACAGCGTGCGGGTGCCTGGTGCGGCCGTCGGACTGTCCAGCGTGTCGGTCTATCCCGAGTCCACCGCTGCGACCTTCGAGATCGCGTCGTCGCTCGGCTATGACGGCGTCGAGATCATGGTGCTGACCGACCCGGTGAGCCAGGACGCCGACGCGCTCGGCACCCTCGCCGACCACTACGGCTCGCCCGTACTGGCGATCCACGCGCCCTGCCTGTTCATCACGCAGCGTGTGTGGAGCACCGACCCGTGGGAGCGGCTGCGCCGGTCGATCGACGCCGCCGAGCGGCTGGGCGCGCCGACCGTCGTGCTGCACCCGCCGTTTCGCTGGCAGCGCGACTACATCAACGGCTTCGAGGACGGCGTACGCCGGCTGCAGGAGACGACCGACGTGACGCTGGCCGTCGAGAACATGTATCCGCTGCGTGCGCGCGGTCGCGAGTTCTCGCCGTACGCGCCGACCTGGGACGTGACGCAGCTGGCGGTGGAGAAGTTCTGCCTGGACACCTCACACACCGCCGTGTCGCGCTCCGACCCGCTGGAGATGGCCGACCGGATGGGGGACGGCCTCAGGCACATCCACCTCGGCGACGGCACCGGCCTCGGCCACGACGAGCACATGCTGCCGGGGCGCGGCAACCAGCCGTGCGGTCCGCTGCTGGAGAAACTGGCCGGCAACGGCTTCACCGGCGCGGTGGTCGTCGAGGTGAGCACCCGGTCGGCTGGCAGCCGCGAACGCCGCGAGTCGGACCTCGCCGAGGCCCTGGCCTTCGCCCGCCTCCACCTGGCCGCCCCAGCCGCCGCCCGCGCCTGA
- a CDS encoding HAD family hydrolase, with product MTPKLRRRRAATGPAVADRHVDDDVRTVVAGAASAAAASKAAAGVVPSDPTAAAFFDCDNTMMVGASIFHFARGLAARKFFTTRDLAKMAWFQLHFRVGGKESQDKMHATRDRALAFVEGREVKEIVRYGEEIYDELMAERIWSGTRTLARLHLDAGQRVWLVTATPVELAQIIANRLNLTGALGTVSEVEDGRYTGRLLGEMLHGEAKAEAIRALAEREGLDLSRCTAYSDSYNDMPMLTAVGRAVAINPDHDLREEARARGWKTYDFRTGRKAIKVGAPAIAGAGLLTGAAVAAVALRRRRRRLG from the coding sequence GTGACGCCGAAACTGCGCCGCCGGCGCGCGGCAACCGGGCCGGCCGTCGCCGACCGGCACGTCGACGACGACGTACGCACCGTGGTCGCCGGCGCCGCCAGCGCCGCCGCGGCGTCCAAGGCGGCGGCCGGCGTGGTGCCGTCCGACCCGACGGCCGCGGCGTTCTTCGACTGCGACAACACGATGATGGTCGGCGCGTCGATCTTCCACTTCGCGCGCGGCCTGGCCGCGCGGAAGTTCTTCACCACCCGCGACCTGGCCAAGATGGCCTGGTTCCAGCTGCACTTCCGGGTCGGCGGCAAGGAGAGCCAGGACAAGATGCACGCCACCCGCGACCGCGCGCTGGCGTTCGTCGAAGGCCGCGAGGTCAAGGAGATCGTCCGCTATGGCGAGGAGATCTACGACGAGCTGATGGCCGAGCGGATCTGGTCCGGCACCCGTACGCTCGCCCGGCTGCATCTGGACGCCGGCCAGCGGGTCTGGCTGGTCACCGCGACGCCGGTCGAGCTGGCACAGATCATCGCCAACCGGCTCAACCTGACCGGCGCGCTCGGGACCGTGTCCGAGGTCGAGGACGGCCGCTACACCGGCCGGCTGCTCGGCGAGATGCTGCACGGCGAGGCCAAGGCGGAGGCCATCCGCGCGCTGGCCGAACGCGAGGGGCTGGACCTGTCGCGGTGCACGGCATACAGCGACTCGTACAACGACATGCCGATGCTCACCGCGGTCGGCCGCGCGGTCGCCATCAACCCCGACCACGACCTGCGCGAGGAGGCTCGCGCGCGCGGCTGGAAGACCTACGACTTCCGTACCGGCCGCAAGGCCATCAAGGTCGGCGCTCCGGCGATCGCCGGAGCCGGCCTGCTGACCGGCGCGGCCGTCGCCGCGGTCGCACTACGCCGGAGGCGCCGCCGGCTGGGGTGA
- a CDS encoding 30S ribosomal protein bS22, producing MGSVIKKRRKRMAKKKHRKLLKKTRVQRRNKK from the coding sequence ATGGGCTCGGTTATCAAGAAGCGCCGCAAGCGGATGGCGAAGAAGAAGCACCGCAAGCTGCTCAAGAAGACCCGAGTTCAGCGGCGTAACAAGAAGTAA
- a CDS encoding AMP-binding protein, protein MSDESTANLADLVRVAAHRGPDVPALSFGERTLSWSQVDADVDAAAAALRGLGLAAGDRVAIALPNGLDFPVAYFGALRAGLVALPVNPSYTARELSWILADSGAKALIGTGGVLETAAELEATPQHRIANGRAFAELVDSGRGQPVPDGGGDEDLAVLMYTSGTSGRPKGAMLSHRALLANLDQCASIQPAVLQPDDVVLLVVPMFHIFGLNPGLGMVARTGCSAVLMERFDPVGSLQAIQERGVTNVIGAPPMFLAWSLLPELAECFAGVRLAVSGAAPLDPLAQRRLLDATGQHVFEGYGLTETAPVLSSTLMCEVPKPGSIGRELPGVELRLVDAAGRDVVDDDDDDEELLPGSDEPGEIVVRGRHLFSGYWPDGAGGPDGDGWWATGDVAYRDDDGDLFLVDRLKELILVSGFNVYPREIEDVLLSHPDIEEAAVLGVDHPYTGQAVKAYVVMRDGAALTAEEVEAFCARSLARFKCPTAVDFVSTLPHSATGKVAKARLRDN, encoded by the coding sequence GTGAGCGACGAAAGTACGGCCAATCTCGCCGATCTGGTCCGGGTTGCCGCGCATCGCGGTCCGGACGTGCCGGCGCTGTCGTTCGGCGAACGTACGCTCAGCTGGTCGCAGGTCGACGCCGACGTCGACGCCGCGGCGGCCGCGCTGCGCGGACTCGGCCTGGCGGCCGGCGACCGCGTCGCGATCGCGTTGCCCAACGGCCTCGACTTCCCGGTGGCGTATTTCGGCGCGCTGCGCGCCGGCCTGGTCGCGTTGCCGGTGAACCCGTCGTACACGGCTCGCGAGCTGTCCTGGATCCTCGCCGACTCCGGCGCGAAGGCGCTGATCGGCACAGGTGGCGTCCTCGAGACGGCGGCCGAGCTGGAGGCCACGCCGCAGCACCGGATCGCCAACGGCAGGGCCTTCGCCGAGCTGGTCGACAGCGGCCGTGGCCAGCCGGTGCCGGACGGCGGCGGCGACGAGGACCTGGCCGTGCTGATGTACACCTCCGGCACGTCCGGCCGGCCGAAAGGCGCGATGCTCTCGCACCGCGCGCTGCTGGCCAACCTCGACCAGTGCGCGAGCATCCAACCGGCGGTGCTGCAGCCGGACGACGTCGTGCTGCTGGTCGTACCGATGTTCCACATCTTCGGCCTGAACCCGGGGCTCGGCATGGTCGCGCGCACCGGCTGCTCGGCCGTACTGATGGAGCGCTTCGACCCGGTCGGCTCGCTGCAGGCCATCCAGGAGCGCGGCGTGACCAACGTGATCGGCGCGCCGCCGATGTTCCTGGCCTGGTCGCTGCTGCCGGAGCTGGCCGAGTGCTTCGCCGGCGTACGGCTGGCGGTCAGCGGCGCGGCGCCGCTCGACCCGTTGGCGCAGCGGCGGCTGCTCGACGCGACCGGCCAGCACGTCTTCGAAGGCTATGGCCTGACCGAGACGGCTCCGGTGCTGTCGTCGACGTTGATGTGCGAGGTGCCCAAGCCGGGTTCGATCGGTCGCGAGCTGCCGGGGGTCGAGCTGCGGCTGGTCGACGCGGCCGGCCGAGACGTGGTCGATGACGACGACGATGACGAGGAGCTGCTGCCGGGCAGCGACGAGCCGGGCGAGATCGTCGTACGCGGCCGGCACCTGTTTTCCGGCTACTGGCCGGACGGCGCCGGCGGTCCGGACGGCGACGGCTGGTGGGCCACCGGCGACGTGGCGTACCGGGACGACGACGGTGACCTGTTTCTGGTGGACCGGCTGAAGGAGCTGATCCTGGTCTCCGGCTTCAACGTCTATCCGCGCGAGATCGAGGACGTGCTGCTGAGCCACCCCGACATCGAGGAGGCCGCGGTGCTCGGTGTCGACCATCCGTACACCGGCCAGGCGGTGAAGGCGTACGTGGTGATGCGCGACGGCGCGGCGCTGACGGCCGAGGAGGTCGAGGCGTTCTGTGCGCGGTCGCTGGCGCGTTTCAAGTGTCCGAC
- a CDS encoding CGNR zinc finger domain-containing protein produces the protein MDADAYAQQGVALANAPMSSVDDLRTLLADRPWWHDKLRRQDVSELSAVKSGLREVFEIAAGNDEVGAVDALNALLEAHPMRPRISGHDSRRWHLHVTGHGAGIGAEYGAGAVWGLAVAFTKWGASRFGLCSGKGCDNVYLDTSTNASRRFCSDRCATRAHVAAHRARKRAQAT, from the coding sequence GTGGATGCGGATGCTTACGCGCAACAGGGGGTCGCGCTCGCCAACGCGCCGATGTCGAGCGTCGACGATCTCCGTACGCTGCTCGCCGACCGGCCGTGGTGGCACGACAAGCTGCGCCGCCAGGACGTGTCGGAGCTGAGCGCGGTGAAGAGCGGCCTGCGCGAGGTCTTCGAGATCGCCGCCGGCAACGACGAGGTCGGCGCCGTCGACGCGCTCAACGCGCTGCTGGAGGCGCATCCGATGCGGCCGCGGATTTCCGGCCACGACTCGCGGCGGTGGCATCTGCACGTGACCGGCCACGGCGCCGGCATCGGCGCCGAGTACGGCGCCGGCGCGGTCTGGGGGTTGGCCGTCGCCTTCACCAAGTGGGGGGCGTCGCGTTTCGGCCTGTGCAGTGGAAAAGGCTGCGACAACGTATATCTCGACACGTCGACCAACGCGTCACGGCGCTTCTGCTCCGATCGCTGCGCGACGCGTGCTCACGTAGCCGCGCACCGCGCGCGCAAACGCGCGCAGGCCACCTGA